A genomic segment from Methanoplanus limicola DSM 2279 encodes:
- a CDS encoding UPF0147 family protein produces the protein MAEPEKIINNCVMMLQQIMDDSTIPRNIRKVADETKKVLTNETQTLGLRAATAISMIDEISNDPNMPVHARTRIWGLVSQLETVPLD, from the coding sequence ATGGCAGAACCTGAAAAAATCATAAATAACTGCGTAATGATGCTCCAGCAGATAATGGATGATTCAACAATTCCAAGAAACATCAGAAAAGTTGCAGACGAGACAAAGAAAGTCCTCACAAATGAGACACAGACTCTCGGTCTTCGTGCTGCAACCGCAATTTCAATGATCGATGAGATCTCAAACGACCCGAATATGCCGGTTCATGCAAGGACAAGAATCTGGGGACTGGTCTCACAGCTTGAGACTGTACCGCTTGACTGA
- a CDS encoding RibD family protein → MSENKIKPHVLIMSEITADGKLTLKKGASSKILMKYMDEKTDILLHKTRAEYDAIMVGSNTIRIDNSFLTVRHVEGKSPVRVIPCSLGDLPADSNVLLNDAETIVAVTKAAGPENIKYLESRGVKVVVAGDIHVDYTLLMEILARDYGIKSLMVEGGPTLNYYMLQNRLVDEIRLIHLPFIVGGYDTPSLVGGMHIDSEDEMFRLELKKHYLCGTNLVTEYDVLYR, encoded by the coding sequence ATGTCTGAAAATAAGATTAAACCTCATGTGCTCATAATGTCAGAGATTACTGCTGACGGGAAACTGACTCTGAAGAAGGGCGCCTCAAGCAAGATACTTATGAAGTACATGGATGAGAAGACCGATATTCTGCTTCATAAGACCAGGGCCGAATATGACGCAATTATGGTCGGTTCAAATACAATAAGAATCGACAACTCCTTTCTTACAGTGCGGCATGTTGAGGGTAAGAGTCCGGTGAGGGTTATCCCGTGCAGCCTGGGCGATCTTCCTGCTGACTCAAATGTCCTCTTAAACGATGCAGAAACTATTGTTGCCGTTACTAAGGCGGCAGGTCCTGAAAATATAAAGTACCTGGAAAGCCGCGGCGTTAAAGTCGTGGTTGCAGGCGACATTCATGTCGATTATACTCTGCTTATGGAGATTCTTGCCAGAGATTATGGCATCAAATCCCTGATGGTTGAGGGAGGTCCTACCTTAAATTATTATATGCTTCAGAACCGGCTGGTTGACGAAATAAGGCTAATTCATCTGCCCTTCATTGTAGGTGGATATGACACGCCTTCCCTTGTTGGAGGTATGCATATTGATTCTGAGGATGAGATGTTCCGGCTTGAACTTAAGAAGCACTATCTGTGCGGCACTAATCTTGTTACTGAGTACGATGTTTTGTACAGGTGA
- a CDS encoding Sjogren's syndrome/scleroderma autoantigen 1 family protein: MRNPEDIMADYLLKGGKMLEKSCPVCGSPLFIVKGETLCVVCAENSSAAAEQPVIPDSAKISDVDLRPGDDPVSLTGAPDNYPPACAASGNAGGKIPEVRDLDPDSLYLDIEETIKSLCARVRNTANPGDCLTYMECIQAGTVALKNLKN; this comes from the coding sequence ATGAGAAACCCTGAGGATATAATGGCAGATTATCTGCTAAAAGGTGGTAAAATGCTTGAAAAAAGCTGTCCTGTCTGCGGTTCGCCCCTTTTTATTGTGAAAGGTGAGACGTTATGTGTAGTATGTGCAGAAAATTCGTCTGCTGCCGCAGAACAGCCTGTGATCCCGGATTCCGCAAAAATAAGTGATGTTGACCTTCGTCCCGGAGATGATCCCGTAAGTTTGACGGGCGCGCCTGATAACTATCCGCCTGCGTGTGCCGCTTCCGGTAATGCTGGCGGAAAAATCCCGGAGGTAAGAGATTTAGACCCGGATTCTTTATACCTCGATATTGAAGAGACCATAAAGAGCTTGTGCGCACGGGTAAGAAATACTGCAAACCCCGGAGACTGCCTCACCTATATGGAATGTATTCAGGCCGGGACAGTGGCGCTGAAAAATCTGAAAAACTGA
- the gyrB gene encoding DNA topoisomerase (ATP-hydrolyzing) subunit B, with translation MAKNNYNASNITVLEGLDPVRERPAMYIGSTDTRGLHHLIYEVVDNAVDEALAGICNNISVTINRDGSCTVSDDGRGIPVDIMDDQEGKSALEVVMTVLHAGGKFDKNTYQVSGGLHGVGVSVVNALSTFLNVEVHRDGYIHEMGFERGLVVNPLSSRVNASSSGPEHGTKITFMPDPLIFETVTFDYDVLSHRMRELAFLNSGIRIEIADERNDFEDVFHYEGGLKEFVNHLISGKEAIHKDVIYLHTFDEPNKVEVEVALQYSSAYSETILTFVNSVNTREGGTHLEGLKSALTRAINKTAKDNNLLKGISTPLRGEDVREGLNTVISIKIAEPQFEGQTKMRLGNSNVKGIVDSLVYQSLTEYFEENPKVIQIIVQKALGAAKAREAARKARELARRKSTLESGGLPGKLADCSERDPAKSEVYIVEGDSAGGSAKQGRSRLFQAILPLRGKILNVEKASPHKILKNTEIQALISAIGCGVGESFNVEKARYHHIILMTDADVDGAHICTLLLTFFYRYMPDLIEKGYIYIAQPPLYRIAKGKMEKYAFKEEEMRAAIAEYGEKGVSIQRYKGLGEMNAEQLWETTMNPETRVLKQVDVMDATYADEIFSKLMGDDVDARREFIIRHAKEVTNLDI, from the coding sequence TTGGCTAAAAATAATTACAATGCATCAAATATCACCGTTCTTGAAGGTCTTGATCCTGTAAGAGAACGTCCGGCCATGTATATCGGAAGTACAGACACACGCGGTCTTCACCACCTTATCTATGAAGTGGTTGACAATGCTGTGGATGAAGCACTGGCCGGCATATGCAATAATATATCTGTCACAATAAACAGGGACGGTTCATGCACAGTTTCTGACGACGGAAGAGGTATTCCTGTTGATATAATGGACGATCAGGAGGGCAAAAGTGCACTTGAGGTTGTCATGACTGTCCTTCACGCCGGAGGTAAGTTTGACAAAAACACCTACCAGGTCTCAGGGGGTCTTCACGGAGTCGGTGTTTCGGTTGTCAACGCACTCTCAACATTCCTCAATGTTGAGGTGCACCGTGACGGTTACATCCATGAGATGGGTTTTGAGCGTGGCCTGGTTGTAAATCCTCTCTCATCAAGGGTGAATGCGTCCAGCAGCGGTCCTGAACATGGCACTAAGATCACATTCATGCCTGACCCTCTCATCTTTGAGACCGTTACTTTTGATTATGATGTCCTGAGCCACAGGATGCGTGAACTTGCATTCTTAAACAGTGGAATCCGGATTGAAATTGCGGATGAGAGAAATGATTTTGAGGATGTCTTCCATTATGAAGGCGGGTTGAAGGAGTTTGTAAACCACCTCATCTCAGGGAAAGAGGCAATCCATAAGGATGTTATCTATCTTCACACCTTTGACGAACCAAACAAGGTTGAGGTTGAGGTGGCGCTTCAGTATTCATCGGCATACTCCGAGACCATCCTTACTTTTGTAAACAGCGTCAATACCCGTGAGGGCGGGACGCATCTTGAGGGCTTAAAAAGTGCCCTTACAAGGGCTATTAATAAAACCGCAAAGGACAACAACCTCCTTAAGGGAATATCAACCCCGCTCAGGGGAGAGGATGTAAGGGAAGGTCTGAATACAGTTATCAGTATCAAGATTGCCGAACCTCAGTTTGAGGGTCAGACGAAGATGAGGCTTGGGAACAGCAATGTAAAGGGAATTGTTGATTCACTTGTCTATCAGTCACTGACAGAATATTTTGAGGAGAACCCCAAGGTAATCCAGATAATTGTACAGAAGGCTCTTGGCGCTGCAAAAGCAAGAGAGGCTGCAAGAAAGGCGAGGGAGCTTGCCAGAAGAAAGAGCACACTTGAAAGCGGCGGACTTCCCGGAAAGCTTGCCGACTGTTCTGAGAGGGACCCTGCAAAGAGTGAAGTGTATATTGTCGAGGGTGATTCTGCGGGCGGTTCTGCAAAGCAGGGCCGTTCAAGGCTTTTCCAGGCAATTCTGCCACTCAGGGGTAAAATCCTCAATGTCGAGAAAGCAAGCCCGCATAAAATACTTAAAAATACTGAAATTCAGGCACTTATATCTGCGATCGGCTGCGGTGTAGGAGAATCCTTCAATGTCGAGAAGGCAAGGTATCATCACATAATTCTGATGACTGATGCAGATGTCGATGGTGCACATATCTGCACTCTTTTGCTTACCTTCTTCTACAGGTATATGCCTGATCTGATTGAGAAAGGTTATATCTACATCGCCCAGCCGCCTCTCTACAGGATTGCAAAGGGTAAGATGGAGAAGTATGCCTTTAAGGAAGAGGAGATGAGAGCGGCTATTGCTGAATATGGTGAGAAGGGCGTATCAATTCAGCGTTACAAAGGTCTTGGAGAGATGAATGCAGAACAGCTCTGGGAGACTACCATGAATCCTGAGACAAGGGTTCTAAAACAGGTCGATGTTATGGATGCAACATATGCTGATGAGATATTCTCAAAACTTATGGGGGATGATGTTGATGCCCGCCGCGAATTTATTATAAGGCATGCAAAGGAGGTGACAAACCTTGACATCTGA
- the gyrA gene encoding DNA gyrase subunit A gives MTSEEISTLSSGRRIISVNIEEEMKSSYLDYAMSVIIGRAIPDVRDGLKPVHRRTLFAMGEMGNTHDKPYKKSARIVGEVMGKYHPHGDASIYDTLVKMAQTFSYRCTLVEGQGNFGSIDGDSAAAMRYTEARLDPVSEAILEDIDKDTVNFIPNFDESLKEPVVLPSKIPNLLVNGSDGIAVGMATKMPPHNIGEVCRGVCEVIDNPEISVSEIMEHIPGPDFPTGGVILGRSGIVNAYATGRGRIKVRGVAEVEDMGKRSRIIITEIPYQVNKARLIEHIAELVKDKRIDGISDLRDESDKDGIRVVVELKSGIVPLVVLNQLFKHTPLESTFGVINLSIVDGKPRVLGIKELIGEFIKHRKEVVFRRTRFELKKAEDRLHILRGLLLALDNIDAVIAAIRASKDSEEAKAALVDNFGLDLIQADAILKMQLRRLAALEHQKILDERDGLLKEVERLNLIISDDEHILAKIREETVEMGEKFSDERRTKITHDVDDFDKEDLIENKPVLISLTGENYIKSMPLDTYKGQKRGGKGIIGMACKDEDAVKSVFVANSHDYLLCFTSAGRVYWLKVYDIPEASRQSRGKAIVNLLNLGDEKVSALIPVSEFKSDEFFLFSTKHGMVVKIPQDEFSRPRTTGMNAITLRDDDELVGVLKMGDDGELVLTSVQGQTLRMGADTIPLRHRNALGVKGMKLRFMDELKDISAVEMDHLLTVTEKGYGKRTDFGEFRGHGRATMGVRNIQTDVAGGVVASRAVSDDDEIILMSSSGIVIRTKVSEISIQKRGTRGVRVMKVDSDDSVVGFTVLGSDDDEESNGDSPDNSGNSLSSGEGSGNSEDKSDAPTGNNHKSGQSELF, from the coding sequence TTGACATCTGAAGAGATATCCACACTTTCGTCAGGCAGGCGTATCATCTCTGTCAATATTGAGGAGGAGATGAAGTCCTCCTATCTTGACTATGCCATGTCAGTCATCATCGGAAGGGCGATTCCGGATGTGAGGGACGGTCTAAAACCGGTCCACCGCCGCACGCTCTTTGCGATGGGTGAGATGGGCAATACCCATGACAAGCCGTATAAGAAGAGTGCCCGTATTGTCGGAGAAGTCATGGGTAAATATCACCCCCATGGAGATGCTTCTATATATGACACTCTTGTTAAGATGGCGCAGACATTTTCATACCGCTGCACTCTCGTTGAAGGTCAGGGTAACTTTGGATCAATAGATGGCGATTCTGCGGCTGCGATGCGTTACACCGAGGCAAGGCTTGACCCTGTATCAGAGGCAATTCTTGAGGATATTGACAAGGATACGGTCAACTTTATACCGAACTTTGATGAGTCTTTAAAAGAGCCTGTTGTTCTTCCGTCAAAGATACCAAACCTTCTTGTAAACGGTTCAGATGGTATTGCAGTCGGTATGGCGACCAAAATGCCGCCGCACAACATCGGAGAGGTATGCCGGGGAGTATGTGAGGTCATTGACAATCCTGAAATTTCTGTCTCTGAAATTATGGAGCATATCCCCGGGCCGGATTTCCCTACCGGCGGTGTGATTCTTGGCCGAAGCGGCATTGTAAATGCTTATGCTACCGGAAGAGGCAGGATCAAGGTCCGTGGAGTTGCTGAAGTTGAGGATATGGGGAAGAGGAGCAGGATTATCATAACTGAGATCCCCTATCAGGTCAATAAGGCAAGGCTGATTGAGCATATAGCGGAACTTGTCAAGGATAAGAGGATTGACGGGATCTCTGACTTACGTGATGAGTCTGATAAGGACGGTATAAGGGTTGTAGTTGAGCTTAAATCCGGAATTGTCCCTCTTGTGGTTCTAAATCAGCTGTTTAAACACACCCCTCTCGAAAGCACCTTTGGTGTCATAAATCTCTCGATTGTGGACGGCAAACCGAGGGTTCTTGGGATTAAGGAGCTTATTGGGGAGTTTATTAAGCACCGGAAAGAGGTGGTATTCCGGAGGACCAGATTTGAGCTTAAAAAGGCCGAAGACCGCCTGCATATCCTGAGAGGTCTGCTTTTAGCCCTTGACAATATTGATGCGGTAATTGCAGCAATCAGAGCTTCAAAAGACAGTGAAGAGGCAAAGGCCGCTCTTGTTGATAATTTCGGGCTTGATCTCATTCAGGCCGATGCTATTCTTAAGATGCAGCTCAGAAGGCTTGCGGCACTTGAGCACCAGAAGATTCTCGATGAGAGAGACGGTCTTTTAAAGGAGGTTGAGAGGCTCAACCTGATAATATCTGATGATGAGCATATCCTTGCAAAGATACGCGAGGAGACTGTGGAGATGGGTGAGAAGTTTTCAGATGAGAGGAGGACAAAGATCACCCACGATGTTGATGACTTTGACAAAGAGGATCTCATTGAGAATAAGCCGGTTCTGATCTCGCTGACCGGTGAAAATTACATCAAGTCAATGCCGCTTGATACATACAAAGGTCAGAAACGCGGTGGAAAGGGTATAATTGGAATGGCATGCAAGGACGAGGATGCAGTAAAATCGGTATTTGTGGCAAATTCACATGATTATCTTCTCTGCTTCACCTCAGCCGGAAGGGTTTACTGGCTGAAGGTATATGATATCCCTGAAGCTTCCCGCCAGAGCCGTGGCAAAGCCATTGTAAATCTGTTAAACCTCGGTGATGAGAAAGTCAGTGCCCTGATTCCTGTCTCGGAGTTTAAGAGTGATGAGTTCTTCCTCTTCTCAACCAAGCATGGTATGGTCGTAAAGATCCCGCAGGATGAGTTCTCAAGGCCGAGAACAACCGGCATGAATGCCATTACTCTAAGGGATGACGATGAACTCGTTGGTGTCTTAAAGATGGGCGATGACGGTGAACTTGTGCTGACATCAGTTCAGGGTCAGACTCTGAGAATGGGTGCGGACACAATACCTCTGAGGCACAGGAATGCTCTCGGTGTGAAGGGTATGAAGCTCCGTTTCATGGATGAATTAAAGGACATATCTGCGGTTGAGATGGACCATCTGCTTACTGTAACCGAGAAGGGATACGGGAAGAGAACTGACTTTGGTGAATTCAGGGGACACGGGCGTGCAACGATGGGTGTGAGGAACATCCAGACCGATGTTGCAGGCGGTGTTGTCGCATCAAGGGCAGTAAGCGATGACGACGAGATCATACTGATGAGCAGTTCGGGTATTGTCATCCGGACAAAGGTATCGGAGATATCGATTCAGAAACGCGGAACAAGAGGTGTCCGTGTGATGAAGGTTGATTCCGATGACTCTGTTGTCGGTTTTACAGTTCTTGGATCTGATGATGATGAAGAAAGCAATGGTGACAGTCCGGATAACTCCGGTAATTCTCTGAGTTCCGGTGAAGGCAGCGGGAATTCAGAAGATAAAAGTGATGCCCCTACGGGGAATAATCATAAATCAGGGCAGTCTGAACTGTTCTGA
- a CDS encoding secondary thiamine-phosphate synthase enzyme YjbQ — MKHYPLNIDTAGEGDIIDITPYVRNLLSESRLSDGIANIFCEGSTAAITTIEYEPGVLEDLRRALNVIAPADAEYKHDLAWGDGNGRSHVRAAIIGPSLTVPFRDNSLLLGTWQQIVLLELDVRNKRSRRVHCTFSGD; from the coding sequence ATGAAGCATTATCCTCTGAATATCGATACAGCTGGTGAGGGTGATATCATTGATATCACTCCCTATGTCAGAAATCTCCTCTCTGAAAGCAGGCTTTCAGACGGCATTGCAAATATCTTCTGCGAAGGTTCAACAGCTGCCATAACAACGATAGAATATGAACCAGGAGTTCTTGAAGACTTAAGGAGGGCACTCAATGTAATCGCCCCGGCTGATGCTGAATATAAACACGATCTCGCATGGGGTGACGGCAACGGGAGATCGCATGTCCGTGCGGCAATAATCGGTCCGTCTCTGACCGTACCTTTCAGGGATAATAGTCTCCTTCTGGGCACATGGCAGCAGATTGTTCTTCTTGAGCTTGATGTGAGAAATAAAAGGTCAAGGAGAGTTCACTGTACATTTTCCGGAGATTAA
- a CDS encoding CDP-alcohol phosphatidyltransferase family protein encodes MNITSLRPKFTKCLEPLAGIFIKLGISPNMITALSLIAGIIAAYLFLIRMFPAGALMLLLSAVLDLTDGSVARAKGTESRFGAVIDWIVDKYVDGIVIIAIGLSGIPIISGIFNLAPQYIPVADFAVAAFALFGSMINTFIKPVVYAEAGFQEREDGKINDPLEGVGFFGRPETIIILIIGGLTGFIWASVIIVAVCTNLSAIQRIIYLYQNLR; translated from the coding sequence ATGAATATTACTTCCCTCAGACCCAAATTTACAAAATGCCTTGAGCCACTCGCAGGCATATTCATAAAACTGGGCATCTCTCCGAATATGATAACCGCACTGTCACTCATTGCCGGAATTATCGCAGCTTATCTCTTCTTAATCAGAATGTTTCCGGCAGGAGCACTCATGCTGTTATTATCGGCAGTGCTCGATCTCACAGACGGAAGTGTTGCAAGGGCAAAAGGGACAGAAAGCAGATTCGGTGCTGTAATCGACTGGATTGTTGACAAATATGTGGACGGAATTGTGATTATTGCAATAGGTCTGTCCGGAATACCGATAATCTCAGGCATATTTAACCTGGCACCGCAGTATATTCCGGTTGCGGACTTCGCAGTCGCCGCATTCGCCCTCTTCGGCTCAATGATAAATACATTCATCAAACCTGTTGTCTATGCCGAGGCAGGATTTCAGGAGAGGGAGGACGGGAAGATAAATGACCCGCTTGAAGGAGTTGGCTTTTTCGGGAGGCCGGAAACGATAATTATTCTGATTATCGGGGGCCTTACCGGGTTCATCTGGGCATCAGTAATCATCGTTGCGGTCTGCACAAATCTCTCAGCCATACAGAGAATTATTTATCTCTACCAAAACCTCCGGTAA
- the truD gene encoding tRNA pseudouridine(13) synthase TruD: MMKTGFETEKIIGTEYYITDSLGTGGILRKTPEDFTVKEIYGEKKMTGGPYLICELEKRNWELQRAVKEISKRLGISHRRIGWAGTKDKNAVTTQLISLYNIDEERISALSIKDMVLKPVGRANAQLSLGELKGNGFGITISDCECSTEEMNGAAEECRIAGEKGIIPNYYGIQRFGAARPISHLAGLEILKGDYESAVACYVGMSFPDEKPETREARDIYYKNRDPVEGLNVIPVFLRYERAMLHHLTEKPDDYQGALKVLPPKLLSMLVSACQSYIFNRALSHRIESGTGLNEIIPGDRIIFSDGKEDIADEKNINTAKVHMRRGRCMPAIFMPGSEEYRVCGETDTFIEEIMAELGIDRESYRIAAALTETSFKGNTRPVAIKADISYEISENSLKLDFTLPPGHYATTVCREIMKTNPLNMA, encoded by the coding sequence ATGATGAAAACCGGATTTGAAACCGAGAAGATAATCGGGACGGAATATTACATAACCGATTCTTTGGGTACAGGGGGAATTCTCAGGAAAACACCTGAGGACTTCACTGTAAAGGAGATATACGGCGAGAAGAAGATGACAGGCGGCCCTTACCTCATCTGCGAGCTTGAGAAGAGAAACTGGGAGCTTCAGAGGGCTGTAAAAGAGATTTCAAAGAGGCTTGGTATCAGCCACAGAAGAATAGGCTGGGCCGGTACAAAGGACAAAAATGCCGTCACCACACAGCTAATTTCCCTATATAATATAGACGAGGAGAGAATCTCAGCCCTCAGCATAAAAGATATGGTCCTAAAACCGGTCGGCAGAGCAAATGCTCAGCTCTCGCTCGGTGAACTTAAGGGCAACGGCTTCGGGATTACGATAAGTGACTGTGAATGCAGCACGGAAGAAATGAATGGTGCTGCTGAAGAGTGCCGCATTGCCGGGGAGAAGGGGATAATCCCAAATTACTACGGCATACAGCGCTTCGGAGCAGCAAGGCCGATATCCCACCTTGCAGGGCTTGAGATCCTCAAAGGTGATTACGAATCGGCGGTAGCCTGCTATGTCGGCATGTCATTTCCGGATGAGAAACCTGAAACAAGAGAGGCAAGGGACATTTATTACAAAAACCGTGACCCGGTGGAGGGCCTGAATGTAATCCCTGTCTTTCTCCGGTATGAAAGAGCAATGCTTCATCACCTGACAGAAAAACCGGATGATTATCAGGGCGCACTAAAAGTGCTGCCACCAAAACTGCTCTCAATGCTCGTCAGTGCCTGCCAGTCCTATATATTCAACAGGGCGCTTTCTCACAGGATAGAATCAGGCACAGGCTTAAACGAGATAATACCTGGAGACCGTATCATCTTCTCAGATGGAAAGGAGGATATTGCAGATGAGAAGAACATCAATACCGCAAAGGTGCATATGAGAAGAGGCAGATGCATGCCGGCAATATTTATGCCCGGCAGTGAGGAGTACAGAGTCTGCGGAGAGACTGACACCTTCATAGAAGAAATTATGGCAGAACTCGGCATTGACAGGGAGAGCTACAGAATCGCAGCTGCACTTACAGAGACCTCATTTAAAGGCAATACCAGACCTGTGGCAATAAAGGCGGATATATCATACGAAATTTCAGAAAACAGCCTGAAGCTTGACTTCACCCTCCCGCCCGGCCATTATGCAACAACCGTATGCAGGGAGATAATGAAGACAAATCCACTGAATATGGCCTGA
- a CDS encoding geranylgeranyl reductase family protein: MYDVIVVGGGPCGSAAARFCAESGLKVLVLEEHASIGYPVQCAGLLSCNAFDECRVTERSVFQEVSGAKIISSGGSVLEFDSGKTKAYVVDRAALDREMAENAANAGAEFRLKSYVCGAENGRVFVRGQSGREEIPAKMIIAADGPRSVLSRCYGLKRQEMILSGAQAEVSFPGFHNLVEIYPGASEDFFGWVIPAGEGRARVGLCGGENVPQRFSEFLKRFGSGNVHLVSGTIPLGVMPKTYHDRTLFVGDAAGFAKPTSGGGIYTGVRSAFHASETALECIEKDSFSDSDLKRYEGRWKADFGRELKIGMMMYKMRRNLPDDRIDDICRILSRPDIRDDIIKYGDMDRPGVIIRKVLKRPAVVKALGLAACMEIKSVFSS; encoded by the coding sequence ATGTATGATGTGATAGTTGTTGGCGGCGGGCCGTGTGGAAGTGCTGCTGCACGGTTCTGTGCAGAGTCCGGGCTTAAGGTGCTTGTTCTGGAAGAGCATGCCTCCATAGGCTACCCCGTTCAGTGTGCAGGCCTTCTGAGCTGCAATGCCTTTGATGAGTGCCGGGTAACTGAGAGATCAGTCTTTCAGGAAGTTTCAGGGGCAAAGATCATCTCTTCGGGCGGTTCTGTCCTGGAGTTTGATTCCGGAAAAACAAAGGCATATGTCGTTGACAGGGCGGCACTTGACCGTGAGATGGCGGAGAATGCTGCAAATGCCGGGGCTGAGTTCAGGCTTAAGTCATATGTCTGCGGCGCAGAGAACGGCAGGGTCTTTGTACGCGGTCAGTCGGGCAGGGAAGAGATCCCGGCAAAGATGATTATCGCCGCAGACGGTCCAAGAAGCGTACTGTCCCGCTGTTACGGTTTAAAACGGCAGGAGATGATTCTGTCCGGTGCACAGGCCGAAGTGTCCTTTCCCGGGTTCCATAACCTTGTAGAGATATATCCGGGTGCATCTGAGGACTTCTTCGGATGGGTGATTCCTGCCGGTGAGGGCAGGGCAAGGGTCGGTCTCTGCGGAGGTGAGAATGTCCCGCAGAGGTTTTCAGAATTTTTAAAACGCTTCGGTTCCGGAAATGTACATCTTGTATCCGGCACAATCCCGCTTGGTGTAATGCCGAAGACATATCATGACAGGACGCTCTTTGTCGGTGATGCCGCCGGTTTTGCCAAACCCACTTCGGGCGGCGGCATTTATACGGGAGTCCGGTCTGCATTTCATGCTTCAGAGACTGCACTTGAGTGTATAGAGAAGGACAGTTTTTCAGATTCTGATCTTAAAAGGTATGAAGGGCGGTGGAAGGCGGACTTTGGACGTGAGCTTAAGATCGGGATGATGATGTATAAGATGAGGAGAAATCTTCCCGATGACAGGATAGATGACATCTGCCGTATACTCTCAAGGCCTGACATCCGTGATGACATTATAAAATACGGTGATATGGACAGACCGGGAGTTATCATCCGGAAAGTGCTCAAAAGGCCGGCAGTGGTTAAGGCTCTCGGGCTTGCGGCCTGCATGGAGATAAAGTCGGTATTCTCATCCTGA
- the sppA gene encoding signal peptide peptidase SppA → MSWFEDEMKKREKKKFRKNGLKWFLAGILISVLLIIALAFIPFSEEGGVKVVRIEGTIVSGNSYGGGYIGSEYAGSQIREAADNPLIDAIVLRVNSPGGSPAGAQEIIQDVEYAKTKKPVVVSMGDIATSAAYHISAHSDLIYANPDTMTGSIGTIWTFHDISGSLEKEGVNVSVVKSGEQKDIGSEYRSMTTEERDYVQEIVDDSFELFISDVMEQRNISRADIEEAQIVRGSRAIELGLVDRTGNLYAAMEGARELSRSRGSFKADSA, encoded by the coding sequence ATGTCCTGGTTTGAAGATGAGATGAAAAAGAGGGAGAAGAAGAAATTCCGGAAGAATGGTCTGAAGTGGTTTTTAGCCGGAATTCTGATCTCTGTTCTTCTCATTATCGCTCTGGCATTCATTCCTTTTTCTGAGGAGGGAGGTGTTAAGGTTGTCAGGATTGAAGGGACCATTGTATCAGGCAACAGCTATGGCGGCGGGTACATCGGCAGCGAGTATGCCGGTTCTCAGATCCGCGAGGCAGCGGACAATCCTCTCATAGATGCAATAGTTCTCAGGGTAAACAGTCCGGGCGGCTCTCCGGCAGGCGCACAGGAGATAATCCAGGATGTTGAGTATGCGAAGACAAAAAAGCCCGTTGTCGTCTCAATGGGGGATATCGCAACCTCTGCGGCGTACCATATAAGTGCACACTCTGATCTCATCTATGCAAATCCGGACACGATGACAGGAAGTATAGGGACGATCTGGACATTTCATGACATCAGCGGCTCTCTTGAGAAGGAAGGGGTCAATGTTTCGGTTGTGAAATCCGGTGAGCAGAAGGATATAGGCTCAGAGTACAGGTCCATGACAACTGAGGAGAGGGATTATGTTCAGGAGATCGTTGATGACAGTTTTGAACTTTTTATCAGTGATGTGATGGAGCAGAGAAATATCTCACGCGCCGATATTGAGGAGGCCCAGATTGTCCGTGGTTCGAGGGCGATTGAGCTTGGGCTTGTCGACCGGACGGGCAACCTTTATGCTGCGATGGAAGGTGCGAGGGAACTCAGCCGGAGCAGAGGCAGCTTTAAGGCTGATTCTGCCTGA
- the pth2 gene encoding peptidyl-tRNA hydrolase Pth2, translating to MTPEPAFEWKQCLIIRNDIKMSCGKKCAQLAHAAVIAYEKADKITKKKWYDEGMKKVALKANSQRELYELKTIAEEAGISAAIITDAGMTEIPPGTVTALGLGPAKSEDLDKITGDLSLL from the coding sequence ATGACTCCTGAACCTGCATTTGAATGGAAACAGTGCCTTATAATAAGAAATGACATTAAAATGAGCTGCGGCAAGAAATGCGCCCAGCTTGCGCATGCCGCAGTCATTGCATATGAAAAGGCCGACAAGATTACAAAGAAGAAATGGTACGACGAGGGAATGAAGAAAGTCGCCCTCAAGGCAAACTCCCAGAGGGAATTATATGAGCTTAAGACCATTGCGGAAGAGGCGGGAATCTCAGCCGCAATTATCACTGATGCCGGAATGACTGAAATTCCGCCGGGAACAGTCACAGCACTGGGACTTGGGCCTGCAAAATCCGAAGACCTCGATAAGATCACAGGAGACCTCTCCCTCCTATGA